From the Leptolyngbya sp. O-77 genome, one window contains:
- the leuB gene encoding 3-isopropylmalate dehydrogenase, whose protein sequence is MTKTYRITLLPGDGIGPEIIAVSVDLLKKVGQQLDLSFEFQEALLGGAAIDATGSPLPADTLELCKNSDAVLLAAIGGYKWDTLPNDQRPERGLLGLRAGLELFANLRPASILPQLVDSSSLKREVVDGVDIMVVRELTGGIYFGQPRGIFTSETGERRGVNTMVYTESEVERIGRVAFEAARKRRKKLCSVDKSNVLEVSQLWRDSMTKLAADYPDVELTHMYVDNAAMQLLRNPKQFDTIVTGNLFGDILSDAAAMLTGSIGMLPSASLGSSGPGLFEPVHGSAPDIAGQDKANPLAQVLSAAMMLRYGLNEPEAGDRLERAVLKVLDQGYRTGDIMSDGMTLVGCKAMGEALLAALED, encoded by the coding sequence ATGACCAAAACCTACCGCATCACCCTCCTCCCTGGCGACGGCATTGGCCCCGAAATCATTGCCGTATCCGTTGATCTGTTGAAAAAAGTGGGGCAGCAGTTGGATCTCAGCTTCGAGTTTCAGGAGGCGCTGCTGGGCGGGGCGGCGATCGACGCGACGGGTAGCCCGCTGCCCGCCGACACGCTGGAACTCTGCAAAAACAGCGATGCGGTTCTCCTGGCGGCGATTGGCGGCTACAAATGGGACACCCTGCCCAACGACCAGCGGCCAGAGCGCGGCTTGCTGGGGCTGCGGGCCGGGCTGGAGCTATTTGCCAACCTGCGCCCCGCCAGCATTTTGCCGCAGTTGGTCGATTCTTCCAGCCTCAAGCGCGAGGTGGTGGACGGCGTGGATATTATGGTAGTGCGCGAGCTGACAGGCGGCATTTACTTTGGGCAGCCACGCGGCATCTTCACCAGCGAAACGGGCGAACGGCGCGGCGTGAACACGATGGTCTACACCGAGTCGGAAGTGGAGCGGATTGGGCGCGTCGCCTTTGAAGCTGCCCGCAAGCGTCGCAAAAAACTCTGCTCCGTAGATAAATCCAACGTGCTGGAGGTGTCGCAATTGTGGCGCGACTCTATGACCAAACTCGCGGCCGATTATCCCGATGTGGAGCTGACCCACATGTACGTGGACAACGCCGCCATGCAGCTTTTGCGAAATCCCAAGCAGTTCGACACGATCGTCACGGGCAACCTGTTTGGCGACATTCTCTCCGACGCAGCGGCTATGTTGACGGGCAGCATCGGTATGTTGCCCTCCGCCAGCCTTGGCTCCTCCGGGCCAGGCCTGTTTGAACCCGTCCACGGCTCTGCCCCCGACATTGCGGGCCAAGACAAAGCCAATCCGCTGGCGCAAGTGCTGAGCGCGGCGATGATGCTGCGCTATGGGCTGAACGAACCCGAAGCGGGCGATCGCCTCGAACGGGCCGTCCTCAAAGTCCTCGACCAGGGCTACCGCACAGGCGATATCATGTCCGACGGGATGACCCTGGTGGGCTGCAAAGCGATGGGCGAGGCGCTGCTGGCGGCGCTGGAAGACTAG
- the rsmI gene encoding 16S rRNA (cytidine(1402)-2'-O)-methyltransferase, producing the protein MKKSPLCISAVENPCRRGWLTFKLAKCESLTQIAFEISKMLYVVATPIGNLEDMTFRAVRILREVEAIAAEDTRHTGKLLQHFQITTPQISYHDHNRTSRLPELLARLTQGQSIALVSDAGMPGISDPGYELVQACVEAGIPVVPIPGASAVVTALSAAGLPTDRFVFEGFLPAKGKERRDRLDALQAESRTLVFYESPHRLRQTLADFSDTFGGDRPIVLARELTKLHEEFWRGTVQEAIAHYETRDPQGEYTVLLAGSIAAPVVLSESALKAELTALLKQGLSRSQASRQLAQQTQLPRRDLYQLALTLPD; encoded by the coding sequence TTGAAAAAATCGCCGCTGTGCATCAGCGCTGTGGAGAACCCCTGCCGCCGGGGTTGGCTTACATTTAAGCTAGCCAAGTGCGAGTCGCTGACCCAGATTGCCTTTGAAATTTCTAAAATGCTCTACGTCGTCGCTACGCCCATCGGTAATCTGGAAGACATGACCTTTCGGGCAGTGCGGATTTTGCGGGAGGTGGAGGCGATCGCCGCTGAGGACACGCGCCACACGGGCAAGCTACTCCAGCATTTTCAGATCACCACGCCTCAGATCAGCTATCACGACCACAACCGCACCAGTCGCCTGCCGGAACTGCTTGCCCGCCTAACGCAGGGACAGTCCATTGCGCTGGTCAGCGATGCGGGAATGCCCGGAATTTCTGATCCGGGCTATGAGCTGGTGCAGGCTTGCGTCGAGGCGGGGATTCCCGTCGTGCCGATTCCGGGAGCCAGCGCCGTGGTGACGGCCCTCAGCGCCGCTGGTCTGCCCACCGACCGCTTTGTGTTTGAAGGATTTCTCCCCGCCAAGGGCAAAGAGCGGCGCGATCGCCTCGATGCGCTCCAGGCTGAATCGCGGACGCTGGTGTTTTACGAATCACCCCACCGCCTGCGGCAGACTCTGGCGGATTTTTCGGACACCTTTGGCGGCGATCGCCCTATTGTGCTGGCACGGGAACTGACCAAGCTGCACGAAGAATTTTGGCGCGGCACCGTGCAGGAGGCGATCGCCCACTACGAAACCCGCGACCCCCAGGGCGAATACACTGTCCTGCTGGCAGGCAGCATAGCCGCCCCTGTGGTGTTGTCGGAATCTGCCCTGAAAGCTGAACTGACCGCGCTTCTCAAGCAGGGACTCTCCCGCTCCCAGGCCAGCCGCCAGCTTGCCCAGCAGACCCAACTCCCCCGCCGCGACCTCTACCAGTTGGCCCTGACGCTGCCAGATTAA
- a CDS encoding glutathione S-transferase family protein yields the protein MHLLQFSTSHYCRKARLALGYKQLPFTVENLTPGLHALKLKPLTGTTTVPVLLPELEGQPGAIADSSHIFEFLDQHQPDPPLYPADPVQRSQVKQLEDWLDESVGVATRFVYYDYRAGEGKAIDPSLMSQAVIAIVRRQYGMNAARVKLAGDRLTDALTYLQQHWKDCEYLVGTQFTAADLAAAALLSPLALLPHYRDAHPWLLEKIAAVHQRCGEPLPPGLAYI from the coding sequence ATGCACCTGCTGCAATTCAGCACCTCCCACTATTGCCGCAAAGCTCGGTTGGCGCTGGGCTATAAGCAACTGCCATTCACGGTGGAAAATCTGACCCCGGGGCTGCACGCCCTGAAGCTGAAGCCGCTGACGGGGACTACCACCGTGCCTGTGCTGCTGCCAGAGCTAGAGGGGCAGCCAGGGGCGATCGCCGACTCTAGCCACATTTTTGAATTTCTCGACCAGCACCAGCCCGACCCACCGCTCTATCCTGCCGATCCGGTTCAGCGCAGCCAGGTGAAACAGCTTGAAGACTGGCTCGACGAGAGCGTTGGTGTTGCTACGCGCTTTGTTTACTACGACTATCGCGCTGGCGAGGGCAAAGCTATCGACCCCTCGCTGATGAGCCAGGCTGTGATTGCCATCGTGCGCCGACAATACGGCATGAACGCGGCGCGGGTCAAGCTGGCGGGCGATCGCCTGACTGACGCGCTCACCTACCTCCAGCAGCACTGGAAAGACTGCGAATATCTCGTGGGAACCCAGTTCACCGCCGCCGACCTCGCCGCCGCCGCCCTGCTCAGCCCGCTGGCGCTGCTGCCCCACTATCGAGACGCGCATCCCTGGCTACTTGAAAAAATCGCCGCTGTGCATCAGCGCTGTGGAGAACCCCTGCCGCCGGGGTTGGCTTACATTTAA
- a CDS encoding HEAT repeat domain-containing protein, translated as MARTGGSSRTTSAKKSRLPSGRMLLQWLNLRPEESERTFLMFAFYTATSIGVLWLEVSIAALFLDEYGANSLPWIYIVSAGIGTVLGFFYSLLQKFLPLRQVIVVIAVLMALPLPLFRLGLAMPLMMGYSVFLMRLWMEAIYVLNELTTSITANQLFNIREIKRAYPMISSGVLLADVLSGLSLPLLRSLVGLNNVVLLAGVMLMIGAGILFRLSRSYSQFFPDSPRRLLQERQPDFTTRRLRRPLQRYVILLVAFFVMAQVLWLLLDFQYLAQLERRVSGEELADFLAFFSAILGTFELLVQWFVSSRAIERLGVFVVTMALPALIFIISLVSMMGWLSLFIGMVILKFADELLRYTVLASTGPILFQPVPDNVRSRVQSIVRGIAEPFSSGLTGVGMLTTLWLCQRIFNGSDAAALQDAESLVFMFQIMLCGALWFLTVWLLRSRYVDLLVISADRGELSLSDVDLRTFKRAVIDALGRGTDADKQSCIELLAHIDPKGVGEVLAPMLSDFSPALQRQSLLVMTENPNPLFLPLVRSLIEQPLPPDVLSIALRYIWLTDPEPDIERLRPYLNPSADPEVRGTAASLMLRRGTPEQRAEATDTLRRMLTHKRERERVMGCRALGEALYLQALRIYIEPLLRDESLRVRCALLEAIAATRTEEYYPSLLRALQFKSTREAAMQALTRLGDDAIPLLVTLGKDTYKPEIIRTCAWKTLGRIGTPDAVLALVRNLETAWGPSRRTILRTLLKIPNEIGIDAVADELGRSGVEELINLELMLIGQVYACLLDMPPERVPGQAANLLRRALSDLQEDARQRLFLLMRLLYPSSAIQAAAFNLQSHSSESVARGLEILDNTLDIQSKRALLSILDSRPDLEKLESLDEFVDYQPLSPSDRLRHLLDLRHFLSDWGLACSVHVAREQRWSLTPAQIIACLHHPTGFVREAAVAYLEVASPRTLRELLPMLRRDPNRLVAAQVEQLLQKYSAASTHNGNGKILAHPAKPPDPPPRFNPPRPPDLPMGWEPT; from the coding sequence ATGGCAAGGACGGGTGGATCATCGCGCACAACCTCAGCAAAGAAATCCCGGCTTCCCTCCGGACGGATGCTGCTGCAATGGCTCAACCTGCGGCCAGAGGAAAGCGAACGCACCTTTTTGATGTTCGCCTTCTACACCGCTACGTCGATTGGCGTGCTGTGGCTAGAGGTCAGCATTGCCGCTCTATTTTTGGATGAATATGGTGCAAACTCGCTGCCGTGGATCTATATCGTCAGCGCGGGCATTGGCACAGTTCTGGGCTTCTTTTACTCGCTGTTGCAAAAGTTTTTGCCCCTGCGCCAGGTGATCGTGGTGATTGCGGTGCTGATGGCGCTGCCGCTGCCGCTGTTTCGGCTGGGGCTGGCAATGCCGCTGATGATGGGCTACAGCGTGTTTCTGATGCGGCTGTGGATGGAGGCGATTTATGTCCTGAATGAGCTGACGACTTCAATTACTGCCAATCAGCTTTTTAATATCCGTGAGATCAAACGGGCCTATCCCATGATTAGCAGCGGCGTGCTGCTGGCAGATGTACTGAGCGGACTGTCGCTACCATTGCTGCGATCGCTCGTCGGGCTAAATAACGTGGTGCTGCTGGCAGGGGTCATGCTGATGATCGGCGCAGGCATTCTCTTTCGCCTCAGCCGCTCCTACAGCCAGTTTTTCCCTGATTCACCTCGGCGACTGCTGCAAGAGCGCCAGCCTGACTTCACTACGCGCCGACTGCGGCGACCGCTCCAGCGTTATGTGATTTTGCTGGTGGCGTTTTTTGTAATGGCGCAGGTGCTGTGGCTGCTGCTGGATTTTCAATATCTGGCGCAGCTAGAGCGGCGGGTTAGCGGCGAGGAGCTTGCCGACTTTTTGGCATTTTTTAGCGCGATTTTGGGGACGTTTGAGCTACTCGTGCAGTGGTTTGTCTCCAGTCGGGCGATCGAGCGGCTGGGCGTGTTCGTGGTGACGATGGCCCTGCCTGCACTGATCTTCATTATCAGCCTGGTGTCGATGATGGGCTGGCTCAGCCTGTTTATCGGCATGGTGATTTTGAAATTTGCCGATGAACTGCTGCGCTATACCGTGCTGGCCAGTACCGGCCCAATTCTGTTTCAGCCTGTGCCGGATAACGTTCGCAGCCGTGTGCAGTCCATTGTGCGGGGCATTGCCGAGCCGTTTTCCTCTGGGCTGACGGGCGTGGGTATGTTGACGACGCTGTGGCTGTGTCAGCGCATTTTTAACGGCAGCGACGCGGCTGCGCTGCAAGATGCCGAAAGTCTGGTGTTCATGTTCCAGATTATGCTGTGCGGGGCGCTGTGGTTTTTGACGGTGTGGCTGCTGCGATCGCGCTATGTCGATCTGCTCGTCATTAGCGCTGATCGGGGCGAACTCAGCCTGTCAGATGTAGATCTGCGGACGTTTAAGCGGGCGGTGATCGATGCGCTGGGCAGAGGAACCGATGCCGACAAGCAATCCTGCATTGAGCTACTTGCCCATATTGATCCCAAGGGCGTGGGCGAGGTGCTGGCTCCCATGCTGTCCGACTTTTCGCCCGCGCTCCAGCGCCAGAGTCTGCTGGTGATGACGGAAAATCCCAACCCACTGTTTTTGCCGCTGGTGCGATCGCTGATTGAGCAACCATTGCCACCAGACGTACTTTCCATCGCCCTGCGCTATATCTGGCTGACCGACCCTGAGCCTGATATCGAGCGGCTACGTCCCTACCTCAACCCGTCTGCTGATCCTGAAGTGCGGGGCACGGCGGCATCGCTGATGCTGCGGCGCGGCACCCCCGAACAGCGGGCCGAGGCCACCGACACGCTGCGGCGAATGCTGACCCACAAACGCGAACGAGAGCGGGTAATGGGCTGTCGGGCGCTGGGCGAGGCATTGTACCTGCAAGCGCTGCGGATCTACATCGAGCCGCTATTGCGGGATGAGTCGCTGCGGGTGCGCTGTGCCCTGCTAGAGGCGATCGCCGCCACGCGCACCGAGGAATACTACCCTTCGCTGCTGCGGGCCCTGCAATTCAAGTCCACCCGCGAAGCCGCGATGCAGGCGCTGACTCGCCTGGGCGACGACGCGATTCCCCTGCTAGTAACCCTGGGCAAAGATACCTACAAACCCGAAATCATTCGCACTTGTGCCTGGAAAACTCTGGGGCGTATTGGCACCCCCGACGCGGTTCTCGCTCTGGTTCGCAACCTGGAAACCGCTTGGGGGCCTAGCCGCCGCACGATTCTACGAACCCTGCTAAAAATTCCCAATGAAATTGGCATTGACGCAGTCGCCGACGAATTGGGGCGGAGCGGCGTAGAGGAACTGATCAACCTGGAGCTAATGCTGATTGGGCAGGTTTATGCCTGTCTGCTGGATATGCCGCCGGAGCGGGTGCCAGGGCAAGCGGCCAATCTGCTGCGCCGCGCCCTCAGCGATTTGCAAGAAGATGCCCGACAGCGCCTTTTTTTGTTGATGCGGCTGCTGTATCCCTCCAGTGCAATTCAGGCCGCCGCGTTTAATCTACAATCCCATTCCTCGGAAAGCGTGGCGCGGGGGCTAGAAATTCTGGATAACACGCTCGACATCCAGAGCAAACGGGCGCTGCTGAGCATTCTTGATAGCCGCCCTGATCTGGAAAAGCTGGAAAGCCTGGATGAGTTTGTGGACTATCAACCCCTGTCGCCGAGCGATCGCCTCCGACACCTGCTCGATCTGCGGCATTTTCTGTCCGACTGGGGGTTGGCTTGCAGCGTCCACGTGGCCCGCGAACAGCGGTGGAGTCTCACGCCCGCTCAGATTATTGCCTGTTTGCACCATCCTACGGGGTTTGTGCGGGAGGCGGCAGTGGCTTACTTAGAAGTCGCTTCGCCGCGCACCCTGCGGGAGTTGCTGCCCATGCTCCGCCGTGACCCCAATCGACTCGTCGCTGCCCAAGTCGAGCAACTGCTGCAGAAGTACAGTGCTGCTTCAACTCACAACGGCAACGGCAAGATCCTCGCCCATCCTGCAAAACCGCCCGACCCGCCGCCGCGTTTCAACCCACCCCGCCCGCCAGATTTGCCGATGGGCTGGGAGCCAACGTGA